Within the Medicago truncatula cultivar Jemalong A17 chromosome 4, MtrunA17r5.0-ANR, whole genome shotgun sequence genome, the region TCTAATAGCATTATAAGCCTTGTAGAATGTTTGGAACCGCGGCTACAAAAAGTTGTAACTTCCGCAATTACATGCATTGGAATGCAATTTTGCAACTTTCAAACGCAGATCTAAACATTCACTTAAAGAGAATCAAGCAATACACTTTCCTCATCGATTACGCTTTCTTGCTCCGTTGATGTTTTAGCCAACTCCAATGCCCTTCTAGTTTGTTGCTCCCAATCAGTTTGAATCAATGTATACACCATCATACAAAAACAAGAAACTTGTGCTGCCAACATTCCACACCACAAACCAACCAATTCAAATTTGTACACAAATGAAGCGAAAATTGAAACCGGTAACccaattaaataaaatgcacACAAATTAATCCTAGCACCAACATAAGGACGTGCGGTGCCAGCTAAAATCCCACACGATACCGTTTGTGCCCAATTGCTAATTTCACATAACCCTAAAATCGGAAGTACTTTTCTTATCATATCAATAATTTGTACCTCGTTGGTAAATAATTTCCCCCAATTTTTCCTCACTAAAATCGATCCAATAAAAGCCGAAACTCCAAGTAAAAATGCGACCAAAATTCCAATTATAGCTGTTCCTTGTGCTCGAGAGGCCTGTCCTGACCCTAACGAATGACCGATTCTTGTTGTCAAAGATGCACTAAGTGAATATGGAAAGATATACAGAAAACCAAGTGTTTGAATAAGTATCCCCATTGTAGAAACCGAAGTTTGAGGGTTACTTAATAAACCACAAAGAAATAGCATTATTTCATACCACCACCATTCTAAACAAACTGAAAGGCAACTAGGAATTGCAAGGCTAAGCAATGGTTTCCAACCATGAAAAATTGAGTCAAATATATTAACACCTTGCCATGGCTTAAGTGGTTTATTTGAGAAAACAATATAAACCAACAATCCTAATGTTATGTTTATTGAATTCATTCCGGTGGCTAATGCAATACCCTTTACACCTAATTTTAAGTATGTAGCTAGGAAATAATTTATTGGTAGGTGTAATAGTGCTGCAATTGATGCAATCATAGTAATTGGTGTTGTTAAGCCTTGAGTTCTTAAGAAAGTTCTTAATGGATTGAGAAAAGATTGAGCTAATAGTTCAGGAATTGAGTAGAGCATGTAAATTTGTGCAACTTTTGTGACACTAGGGTCTTGACCTAGTAATTGAAGGAGTGGTTCCATGTTTAGCCATAAAAGCGAAATTGGAATTGAAACTAGTAGGAGGAGAGAGAGTGTTCTGAAAAGTGTTTGGTTTAGAACTGACCATCTTTTTGCTCCATATGCTTGACAACAAAGTGGATCCATTCCCATTGTTAGGCCTTTGAGAATGGAATTTCCGGTGATGTTGGCGAAACCAAGCGCTAGGCAACCGCCAGCTAGCTCTGCTTTTCCTTGTCGACCAAGGAAAAGCATTGAGATAATTGACCGAGAATACATCATTAGGCCTGTCATTGTTATGGGACACGCAATCTTTGAGAGCGATCGCAGCTCTTCTTTCACCTGCATGCAAATTATTTGAATtgtcatttcatatatttaaacaaaaagtaTTGTAATTTTACTAATTACTATTGTGTTGTTCATCAAAAAGATattaaatccttaaaaaaaaaactaattacttCAGAAGTACACTTatttaacttttatatataaacacttaaaaagttttttttttttttttttagggaaacacTTAGAAagttataaccatttttttagggaagaaagTGTGTGCGTATTATGAAAAACTAACCCATGCCAAACTTTCAAGTAAAACTGCTGGCAAAAGGTCCATGAAATGAGCAATTCTAATGGAGAATACGTACTATACATtaactaaataataaaaaattacacatgtatCTAATCATCATATCTTACTATATTCTCAGTTTGAGATCACTTTCTAAACATCTCTATAAATATTATCGACATTCTATGTGTTGTaatatgactcaaaatttgttGGATGAAATATATTgttactaaaaatataaatgatttgtttcaAACATATTTTgtgctaaaaatatatttatgaacaataaatatatttttgtgcaTGAAGGaagatttgatgcaaatatattttgtgctgaaggagaaaaaaaaaaaaagtatcttcAGCGTGATATCTGTTCAAGttatatttctctataaatatagaccttgtatcagatgaaACCTTGAGATAGTAGAGAGctgaaaacaagggtttagaagccaaaacaaaaactagggtttgtagaGTTTgttcttggcaacaaacactaagGTTGggtttgattcaccttgggaaaccctattaggattgagtcttttggtcacgggaagagattgagactttgggtagaattaagtttgaagactaattcttgtaaccttttgatatctctttgtaaagttactcatcatcattatagtggaacggagagctgctctctccccccaGACTAAGTCagtattggaccgaactgggtaaacaaatttcgtgtgttctctctttctttctctcgttgttttctacttttgcttGTGATTTTATAACTGTTCCCACTTTATTTTGGtttcttgattattttttctccacacatcaagtattttattgatgtgatttttcaacgaattcacaacactatgatttatttttagattgttaatgtagaattaatgaagtattttttttggttaagttcCCTAGAGTAGaggtactattttatgatgaatgtAGGCCACTAAATGTAAACATCCTTCTCAAATAGAATTCAAACCTTAACTCGTCACATTATAGGAATATAATaagatgttttcttttttaagaaaataacaagATAACGTAGCTAAGAGGAAGAAAGAGACACAATAAGTGAAAAtgaataaaaggaaataataataataataataataataataataataataataataataataataatgtaccGTAAAAGTTGCTCCCAAATCTCACTTCTCTCATAATATTATTAGTAGCATCCTAGACAATTAGAGTTTAGACTAGCTAGGATATggttctacattttttttttaagggaagatGATCCATGTCATGACGTCATCATAAATTTATAGTAGGAAAAAAAGGGGGTCATATAAAACAACAATCATTTGAATCTAAAACTTAATGTTAAAGAAATGATGGATGCTTTAAAAGCATAGTATTGAACAACATAATCATagtcataatttatttatttaaagacaaaaataaaatattcaataattATGGACAAACCCTATGAAGGAcaagacatgtttttttttttctttcaaaaaaataaaacaagacaTGGTTTATGATGATGAACTGTATTAAACACACGCACGCGCAtaatatattgtaaaaaaaatagtagtattataatagta harbors:
- the LOC11424035 gene encoding protein DETOXIFICATION 53 yields the protein MQVKEELRSLSKIACPITMTGLMMYSRSIISMLFLGRQGKAELAGGCLALGFANITGNSILKGLTMGMDPLCCQAYGAKRWSVLNQTLFRTLSLLLLVSIPISLLWLNMEPLLQLLGQDPSVTKVAQIYMLYSIPELLAQSFLNPLRTFLRTQGLTTPITMIASIAALLHLPINYFLATYLKLGVKGIALATGMNSINITLGLLVYIVFSNKPLKPWQGVNIFDSIFHGWKPLLSLAIPSCLSVCLEWWWYEIMLFLCGLLSNPQTSVSTMGILIQTLGFLYIFPYSLSASLTTRIGHSLGSGQASRAQGTAIIGILVAFLLGVSAFIGSILVRKNWGKLFTNEVQIIDMIRKVLPILGLCEISNWAQTVSCGILAGTARPYVGARINLCAFYLIGLPVSIFASFVYKFELVGLWCGMLAAQVSCFCMMVYTLIQTDWEQQTRRALELAKTSTEQESVIDEESVLLDSL